A single window of Nicotiana tomentosiformis chromosome 1, ASM39032v3, whole genome shotgun sequence DNA harbors:
- the LOC104114293 gene encoding pentatricopeptide repeat-containing protein At1g69290-like, with protein sequence MWRRAFYILSQRPFSSQPEIPTLYSFLQPSIFSLKRTQPPSSTTPTKPQDQTPLTLTQEHKSNLESTLQTSINTNNTDEAWISFKTLSNYSAFPSKSLTNSLITHLSSLNDTHNIKRAFASVVFLLEKNQELLQPETVYVMLKSMSDANTVAPAFALVKSMFKNRFFIPFSLWGDVLVEICRKNGNFSGFLQVFNENCRIASDENLNFLRPSLAACNAALECCCRELESITDAEKAVETMSVLGVRPDEFSFGLLAYLYALKGLNEKIAELEGLIRGFGFTDKGVFLSSLVSGFVKCGNLASVSATILRGLRETDGQGLCFAEGIYSELVSGFLENGSIKDLATLIGETQTLESPSVIVERSVGYGIINACVSLGLLDKAHMIFDEMNAQGASLGLGVYVPILKAYCKEQKTAEAAQLVTDISSLGLQLDVATYDALIEASMSCQDFQSAFSIFRDMREARIPDLQGSYLTIMTGLTESHRPELMAAFLDEIVEDPRIEIGTHDWNSIIHAFCKAGRLEDARRTFRRMTFLQFEPNDQTYLSLINGYVTAEKYFNVLMLWNEVKRKISTEGEKKFKLDNSLVDAFLYALVKGGFFDAVMQVVEKSQEMKIFVDKWRYKQAFMEKHKKLRVSKLRRRNRSKMDALIAFKNWAGLSA encoded by the coding sequence ATGTGGAGAAGAGCTTTCTATATTCTGTCACAAAGACCTTTTTCCTCACAACCTGAAATCCCCACTTTGTATTCTTTTCTCCAACCTTCAATTTTCTCCTTAAAAAGAACACAACCACCTTCTTCTACAACCCCAACAAAACCCCAAGACCAAACCCCACTAACCTTAACACAAGAACATAAATCCAATCTTGAATCCACTCTTCAAACTTCCATAAACACCAATAACACAGATGAAGCGTGGATATCATTCAAGACCCTTTCAAATTATTCAGCTTTCCCAAGTAAGTCACTTACCAATTCACTCATCACTCATTTGTCATCACTCAATGATACCCATAACATAAAAAGAGCATTTGCATCTGTAGTTTTCTTGTTAGAGAAGAATCAAGAATTGTTACAGCCTGAAACTGTATATGTTATGTTAAAATCAATGAGTGATGCTAACACTGTTGCCCCTGCTTTTGCATTGGTTAAGTCTATGTTCAAGAATAGATTTTTCATTCCTTTTAGTCTCTGGGGTGATGTTCTTGTCGAGATTTGTAGGAAAAATGGTAACTTTAGTGGGTTTTTACAAGTTTTCAATGAGAATTGTAGGATTGCTAGTGATGAGAATTTGAATTTCTTGAGACCTAGTTTGGCAGCTTGTAATGCTGCACTAGAATGTTGTTGTCGTGAGCTCGAATCGATAACCGATGCAGAGAAGGCGGTGGAGACCATGTCGGTTTTGGGTGTTAGGCCTGATGAATTTAGTTTTGGGTTACTTGCTTATTTGTATGCATTGAAGGGTCTTAATGAGAAAATAGCTGAGTTAGAAGGTTTAATACGCGGATTTGGTTTCACGGATAAAGGGGTTTTTCTTAGTAGTTTGGTTAGCGGGTTTGTAAAGTGTGGTAATTTGGCGTCTGTTTCAGCAACTATTCTTCGAGGTTTAAGAGAAACAGATGGACAAGGATTATGTTTTGCAGAAGGAATTTATAGTGAATTAGTAAGTGGATTTCTTGAAAACGGGAGCATAAAAGATTTAGCTACTTTGATTGGTGAAACTCAGACTTTGGAATCCCCATCAGTGATTGTTGAGAGATCTGTTGGGTATGGCATTATCAATGCTTGCGTTAGTCTCGGGTTATTGGACAAGGCACACATGATATTTGATGAAATGAATGCTCAGGGGGCTTCTTTAGGTCTTGGAGTCTACGTGCCAATATTGAAGGCATATTGCAAAGAGCAAAAAACAGCTGAAGCTGCTCAATTGGTGACAGACATTAGCAGTTTAGGTCTCCAATTAGATGTTGCTACCTATGATGCTCTAATTGAAGCGTCAATGTCATGCCAAGATTTTCAGTCTGCATTTTCTATTTTTAGGGACATGAGAGAAGCAAGAATACCTGACTTGCAAGGGAGTTACTTGACTATCATGACTGGTTTAACAGAAAGCCATCGACCTGAGCTCATGGCTGCTTTCTTAGACGAGATTGTTGAGGATCCTAGAATTGAAATTGGAACACATGATTGGAATTCCATCATTCATGCCTTCTGCAAGGCTGGAAGGCTAGAAGATGCAAGGAGGACTTTCAGGAGAATGACCTTCCTTCAGTTTGAACCCAATGACCAGACATATCTTTCTCTAATTAATGGATATGTGACAGCGGAGAAGTATTTCAATGTTTTGATGCTGTGGAACGAAGTGAAAAGGAAGATTTCGACGGAAGGGGAGAAGAAGTTTaaactagataatagcttggtcGACGCATTTCTGTATGCGTTGGTCAAAGGTGGCTTCTTTGATGCAGTAATGCAAGTAGTGGAGAAATCTCAAGAGATGAAGATATTTGTTGATAAATGGAGATATAAACAAGCATTTATGGAAAAACATAAGAAGCTCAGAGTTTCAAAGTTAAGAAGGAGAAATCGCAGTAAAATGGATGCACTTATTGCTTTCAAGAATTGGGCTGGTTTGAGTGCTTGA